Below is a window of Nitrospirota bacterium DNA.
AAAAAAACAGGAAGAAACAAGGGGGTAGGTCTCCACTACAGGGCAAGTGAGATAGGTCTATGTTGATTTTTCAATCAGTTACATAAAAAAGAGGCCTGAAAAAACCTTAAAATCATCACGAAGTGAGAAAGTCGGGCTAGCCGCCTGGATACTCACACCATGGATTGCCACGTTCCCGTTTGTCGCTCGCAATGACAAACAGGGTGTCATTGCGAGGAGGTTTTTTCGACGAAGCAATCTCTTGTCTTAATTCAGCGTGACTTTTTGAAAAAAGATCTGATAGTTTCCGCCCGTGACGGAGTTATCATCCCAGACAAAATAGGCGGCCTTTCCCACAATCGCCATTCCCGGGGCATAAGAAAAACTATCCCCTCCGGAGGTATTCGAAATATTAAACGCCCCGGAAAATGTTGACCCTGTATTTGTCGTTCGTGTTAAAAAAACATCATATTTTGTCTGTCCGCCCGGTATTGAAAAGAAGGCGACATAAACATACTGGCTGGAATCCAACGCGATGGCAGGACCATACGAACTTCCATTATTGGAAAGGTTGACGGGAATCGAATTAAATGGAGAGTTGGTCTTTAGTGTATTGAAATAGACATCGCTTCCGGACTGAGCCGGATTCCAGGAAACGTAGCTATTTCCACTGCTATCGACACCGAGCGCGGCGCTGGATGCTGTTGCCTGGCTCCCCGATACATTTAGGGATGTTATTACCGGCGGAGTTGCCTTTGAAAGATATAGACCACTCGTTGAAATGGTCGATTGATACACCATATAAGGGATACCTCCAAAAACGGTAATTTTAGGGTATCCCAAAAATGCGCCCGTTGTATTATCGGTAACCTTTACCGGCGTTGAAACAGAAAGAGGATTGGTAATCGGTATCGAGGCATAATAAATATCGTTAATAGTAGAGTTCGCTTGGCAAGTACTGCACTGAGTCCACGAAACATAGAGGCTGTTACTGCCTGAATCGTAGGCAATGTCCGCCGGAGGAGCCGCTCCTCCTTGTCCACTTTGTGAAAATGGAACCGCTTGAGTTGAAACTTGAAGAGTAGTTTGAAAAGCTGAAGAAGTTGTATAATTTAATAATATCCGGGTCCCTGATTGCCAGATCACATAGGCATTTCCGGTGCCATCAGTTTTTATGCGGGGGAAAACTCCTCCACTGGATCCGGGAATAGCAATTGGGGTTTGGAAACTACTGCCGTCATTGGTAGAAGACGAAAATAAGATATTACTATTTGTTTTATCTTCCCATACGACATAAATTCCTGAGGGATCAATTGCTATTTGAGGATTTCTGGAATTAATTGCTCCGGTGGCAGGGTTAGGAAGGATGATCGTTTGGGAAGAAATCGTGGCAAAATTAGGAGCGGTATTCGGTCCAGGGGGAAGCCCGCAGCCAGTGCTCCCTAAACTGAGAATGAGAAGAATGCCCGATATCGTTTTTTTAACACTAAACATTATTTAATTATTTTATAATAAAAGATATAATAAATCCATTAACTTAGAGTGTATAAATGAATTTAAATAAAGTCGTTATTTTGGTCAGCGGAGGGTTAGATTCCACCACCGTTCTGGCGATTTCAAAAGAAAAGGGAGAGAAAATCCACGCCTTAAGCTTTGATTATGGCCAGAGACACGCCATTGAACTTGAGAGCGCAAAGAAAATCACGGCGTATTACAAAGTCTCCCATAAAATCATTACAATTGACTTGAGGCAGATCGGAGGATCTGCGCTGACCGATGATATTGCGGTTCCCAAGGACAGAAATGTCACCGAAATGTCTGCCGCCATCCCGATTACCTATGTCCCTGGACGGAATACGATCTTTCTTTCATTCGCCATGGCTTTTGCCGAGATAACGTCAAGTCAGGCTGTTTATATCGGGGCAAATGTTCTTGATTACAGCGGTTACCCCGATTGTAGACCTGACTATTTAAAAGCTTTTGAACAGATGGCAAACCTTGCTCTGGCCACCAAAGAAAAAAATATCCCTCCGCTTGAAATCCGGACGCCGCTTCTTTATATGACAAAAGGGGAAATTGTAAAAAAAGGGAAAGCATTAAATATCCCCTTTCATCTCACCCATAGTTGTTATGATCCCTTGCCGACAGGGGAGAGTTGCGGAAGGTGCGATAGCTGTCTTTTAAGAAAAAAAGGTTTTTCTGAAGCGGGGATGTCAGACCCGGTTTCTTATGCAAATTAATTTTGATGATAAACAATTCCAATATTAAAAAATGCAGATGGATTTGATTTTATCTTACAAATATGATAATGTAAGACATAACTCAACATGGAGGTTTAAAATTGGAATCTGTTCATGTAACGAGCAAAGGGCAACTGGTCGTGCCATCCAGGCTCAGGAAAAAGTACGGCATTAAACCCGGAACAAAAGTCTGTTTTATTGAACGTGATAATGAAATCTTGTTTCAACCTGTCACCCCTGAATATATCCGGAGTGTATGTGGCATTTTAAAGAGCAATACTTCAGTGACGCAAGAGTTGCTTAAAGAACGGGCAAAAGATAAAGAAAAAGAGAAAGAAAAATATTGAAAAAAACAGTTGTCGTCGTCGATAGCTATGCAATCCTTGTTTTTTTATTCCAGCAAAATGGATATGAAAAAGTGATTGCGTTATTTGAAAAAGCCGCGGAAAAGGATATTCCCGTTTTAATGACTTCAATCAACTGGGCTGAAGTACGCTATATGATTGAACGAAAATCGGGAACCGACAGGTGGAATGAAGTGCGGCCTAAACTCCTGGGACTTCCACTCGATATTATTTCATGTGATCATTCTCTCGCCGAGTCTGCCGGTGAAATCAAAGCTTTTCATAAAATGTCCCTTGCGGATTGTTTTTGCGCGGCGCTGGCAAAACAGGAAGGCGCGGAAGTCTATACGGGCGATCCTGAGTTCAGATCCGTCGAGAAAGATATAAAGATTGTTTGGCTATAAATTAAATTGAAAAAATGATTGAATCTAAAACCTTATTAAAGCTGTTTGATCAGGCGATTCCGGAGCCTGAAATCGAATTGAAGCATTCTAATCCTCTCGAACTGTTAGTCGCGACGATTCTTTCGGCGCAATGCACCGATGAGCGGGTCAATAAAGTTACAGAGGTTCTTTTTAAAAAATATAAAACCGCCCAGGATTACGCAAAGGCTGATCCGGCCATTTTTGAAAAAGAGATTCAATCTACCGGTTTTTATAAAAACAAGGCCAAAAATGTGATCGCGGCGGCCCAGGCGATGGTTAAACAGTACCAAGGAAATGTCCCCAACATCATGGAGGAATTGACAACATTGCCCGGAGTAGGGAGAAAAACCGCCAATGTGATTCTCGGAGGATGGTTTAAACAACCTGCCATTGTCGTGGATACTCATGTCAAAAGGGTTTCAAAAAGATTAGGTTTAACAGAATCGGAAGATCCAGAAGTCATAGAAAAGGATTTACAGAAATTGTTTCCAAGAGAAAAATGGACGAAAATCTCCCACCAGATTTTATTATTTGGCCGTTATTCTTGTAAAGCCAGGTCCCCAAAATGTGAAGGGTGTAAATTTTATCAAACTTGTATAAGCAAAGGAAAATGGTGAGATGGTTTCAAAATGAATCCCTAGAACAGAGTTAGAAAGCTGTCATTGCAACAAAGTGAAGCAATCTCAAGACTTTACGATAAGATTGCCACGCACCCTTCGGTGCTCGCAATGACATGATTAATAAGTGGGTGCGAAGTCTATCGCTGGTCTTGGGTGAATTGTTAAATATTGGTTTTAATGGTTTTTTATGTTAAAATCGTCTAAATTTTAACAGAGGATGGATGATGAAAATTCAACCTATTATTTTTACAGCTATTTTATTATTTTGTTTCTCTTTTTCTAACGGTTATTCATTAGCCGCTGAGCGGGATCCTTTGCTCCCGAGGGTTCCCAAAGACCTCTTGCCAAAGGTAAAAGAGATGAAAAACCCTTTTCCGGAAACTCCTGAAAATATTGCCAAAGGAAAAGAAATATTCGAAGGGAAGGGGACCTGTTATGTTTGCCATGGGAAGGAAGGAAAGGGTGATGGAACGGCCGCTTCGGGTCTCGAACCCTCTCCAAGGAATTTTACCAATCCCGCTTTTCATGCCGCGAGAACCGATGGAGAGTTATATTGGGTGATTAAAAACGGAAGCCCCGGCACGGCGATGATCCCAATGGTAGGAAGCACGATTGACGAAGAAGAGGCGTGGTACGTTTTATTATATGAACGGACTTTTAACAAGAAGTAAAATAATGGTCTCGCAGCAGGCTTCGCCTGAGCGAGACCCGGGGTTCGGGGGCATCGGAGGATTTCACGAAGTGAAACCGCACGGGCCCCTGAATAAAATAGTTGAGTTATTGCCTTGACAAAATGGACGGGGTTCGATATTATCCACCCCATCATTTTAAATGATCTCGAACTTATTTAAGATAAGAATTTTCTGGTTTTTCTTGGATTTTAAGTTTAAGGTGGAATGATTTAAGGTACAATTGCAACCACCAAAAAAAAGTGCTAATTAGTCCAGAGTTTAAAACCCTGTGCTTTTTGCATAGGGTTTTTTTTTGAAATAAATAGAGATAAAAGTCTCGCAACAGGCTTTGCCTGGGCGAGGCTGGGGTTCGGGGGCATGAAAAACATAGCTTCGCTGCAGAAGCGCTTGCGAGCAAGCTTTGTGGCACAGGCCCCTGAGTAAAAAGCGAAGGAGCCAATTAATGAGTAAAGAGAGTCATTTGTTCACCTCCGAATCGGTAACGGAAGGGCATCCCGATAAGATTGCTGACCAGATTTCCGATGCGGTTTTAGATGCGATTATTGCCCAGGATCCGACCTGCAGAGTCGCCTGTGAGACGATGTTAACGACAGGGTTAGCGTTTGTCGCAGGGGAGATTACCACATCCTGTTATGTTGAAATTCCCGATGTGGTCAGAGAAACGATTAAAAATATTGGTTATACGAGAGCCAAATACGGGTTTGATTATGAAACCTGCGGGGTCATGACCTCTATTCATAACCAGTCGCCTGATATTGCGATGGGAGTGGATACAGGGGGGGCTGGAGATCAAGGGCTTATGTTTGGATACGCCACCAATGAAACGCCCGAACTGATGCCCATGCCGATTCTTTTAGCTCACCGTTTGACCAAGAAATTGACTGAATTGAGAAAAAATAACAGTTTGGATTTTTTGAGACCGGATGGAAAATCGCAAGTCACTATTGAATATATCGACGGAAAGCCGAGATTTGTCAATACGGTTGTTATTTCCACTCAACATGCTCCCGATGTAAAAATGAACGAGTTGCGTGAAGCGATTATTGAAAAAGTCATTAAACCGGTGATTCCGGCGGAACTTATTGATCCTAAAAAAATCATCTACCATATTAACCCGACCGGCCGCTTTGTAACCGGAGGCCCGATGGGAGATACCGGTTTGACAGGGCGAAAAATCATTGTCGATACCTACGGCGGCATGGGTCGGCATGGCGGAGGGGCCTTTTCAGGAAAAGATCCGTCGAAGGTCGACCGTTCGGCCTGCTATATGGCCCGTTATGTCGCCAAAAATTTAATCGCGGCGGGCATTGCTGAAAAGTGCGAAGTTCAGCTGGCCTATGCGATTGGGGTGGCCGATCCGATTTCGATTCTGGTGGATACGTTTAACACGTCTGACCTTCCCCATGACAAAATCACCAGGCTTGTTCGCGATCATTTCCCGTTAACGCCAAAGGGGATGATCGACCATTTAAGGTTAAGAAGACCGATATATAAAAAGACGGCTGCTTATGGACATTTTGGAAGAACGGAGCCTGAATTTACCTGGGAAAGAACCGACCTGGCCGATACGATCAAAAAAGCCGCCGGGTTGTAACGGTCTTTGTGACGAACCAATTCAACAATTAAACATTTCAACAATTAAACAGGTCTACTAAGAGGATTTTAATGGAATACGATATTAAAGATATAAAATTGGCTGAAAAAGGGAAGTTAAGAATTGAATGGGCGGAACAAAATATGCCGGTTCTCCGTCTGATTAAGAAAAGATTCAGGAAAGAAAAGCCTTTGGCCGGGTTAAGGGTGTCAGCCTGTCTTCATGTGACCACTGAGACGGCTAATTTGATGGAAACGCTTAAGATCGGCGGAGCAGAGGTTTTAATCTGCGCGTCAAATCCGCTGAGCACTCAGGATGATGTGGCGGCGGCCCTTGTCGACCGGTTTGGGATTCCAACCTTTGCCATAAAAGGGGAAGATAATAAAACCTATTATAGCCATATCCAGGCGGCTTTAAATTATAGACCCGCGATTACGATGGATGACGGGGCAGACCTGGTTTCCACGCTTCATTCCGAACGGCCTGAACTTCTAAAGCATGTCGTGGGGGGGACAGAAGAAACGACAACCGGTGTCATCAGGCTTCGAAGTATGGCGGACAAAAAGGTCTTGAAATTTCCGGTCATTTCGGTCAATGACGCTGACACGAAACATATGTTTGATAATCGGTATGGAACAGGACAGAGCACGCTGGATGGGTTTTTGAGAGCGACCAACCGGTTAGTGGCGGGGTCTGTGTTTGTCGTGGCAGGTTATGGGTGGTGTGGAAGAGGTTTAGCCTTACGGGCCCACGGAATGGGCGCCAATGTGATCGTGACAGAGATCGACCCCTTAAAAGCGCTGGAAGCGGTGATGGATGGTTACCGCGTGATGCCGATGACCGAGGCTGCGTCCCTGGGAGATTTCTTCTGTACGGTGACCGGCGACCTTAAGGTTCTCCGTAAGGAGCACTTTGCCGTAATGAAAGATGGCGCGATCGTTGCCAATTCAGGTCATTTCAATGTGGAAATCGACATCCCGGCCCTTGAAAAAATGGCCAGGAAGAAAAGAGTGATTCGGGAATTTGTGGATGAATATACCCTTCCAAACGGCCGCAGGATTAATCTTCTGGGGGAGGGAAGACTGATTAATCTGGCTTCCGCGGAAGGACATCCTTCCTCGGTGATGGATATGAGCTTTGCCAACCAGGCGTTATCCGCGGAATATATGGTTAAGAATGCCTCCCAGCTTGAAAAGAAAGTCTATGCGGTTCCAAAGGAAATTGATAAAGAAATCGCCCGGTTGAAATTGGACGGGTTGGGAATTCATATTGATAAGCTGACGCGTGAGCAGGAAAAGTATCTGGCGTCCTGGGAAATGGGCACCTATAGTCCGATACGTCGATAAGAGGCCATCTGCCGCGTTCTCGTCGTTCGGCAATCCTCATGTACTGACTTTGTACACTCCGGTTGCCTCGCTCCTGCGGCCTTGCATATGGCCTCTTCTCAACGATCGGATTGAAAGGTGTGGATATGTATGGCGTGGTTTAAAAGGACGAACCGACTCGAACCCTCTGAAGGACGTCGGGTAAAAATCCCGGAAGGTCTCTGGGTTAAATGCAATAACTGCAGGGAGTTGGTTTATCGAAAAGAGCTGGAAAAAAACTTTCATGTTTGCCCGAAGTGCGATTATCATTTTCCGATTTCTGTTGAGGAACGGATTGCCCTGATTCTGGATGAGGGGAGTTTTAAGGAACGCGACGCCGCAATGGAGCCGACCGACCCCCTGAATTTTAAAGACATTTTGAGATATAAAGACCGTCTGAAGGTTTATCAGGAGAAAACGGGGCAGAGGGACGCCTTCATTTACGGGGATGGCCTGATTAACGGTCTGCCTGTGGTTTTTGGAGTTTTTAATTTTAGCTTCATGGGCGGGAGCATGGGGTGTGTGGTGGGAGAAAAAATCGTCCGTGCGGCCGAAAGGTCGGCTGAAACTCGTCACCCCCTTATTTTGGTCAGTTCTTCCGGCGGGGCCAGAATGCAGGAGGGGATTTTTTCTCTCATGCAGATGGTAAAGACGTCCGCGGCCGTGGCCAGACTTCACGAAGCCGGCGTTCCTTTTATTTCTATTTTAACCGACCCGACCTTTGGAGGTGTCACCGCCAGTTTTTCAATGTTGGGTGACATTCATATAGCGGAACCGAAGGCGTTAATCGGTTTTACAGGTCCCCGGGTAATCGAACAGACCATTAAACAACAGCTTCCGGAAGGATTTCAAAGGTCTGAATTTCTAATGGAACACGGGATGCTGGATATGATCGTCGAAAGAAAGAAATTAAAAGAAACTTTAAGTCACCTGGCAGGCTTTTTTATTTCGTAAATCCAGCTTCAGACGGATTTCATCCCACATCGATGACGTATCAGAAAACCCTCGAATATTTGTTCCTGTTGCAAAAGAACGGGATGAAGCTGGGTCTTTCCTCCATGTTCGAGTTGTTGTCAAATCTCAATAATCCCCATCAGAATCTGAAAACCATTCATGTCGGCGGGACGAATGGAAAAGGGTCCACCTGCTCCACGCTGGCGGCCTGCCTCCAGGCTTCCGGATATAAAGTCGGGCTATATACGTCCCCTCATTTGATTGATTTCA
It encodes the following:
- the queC gene encoding 7-cyano-7-deazaguanine synthase QueC; this translates as MNLNKVVILVSGGLDSTTVLAISKEKGEKIHALSFDYGQRHAIELESAKKITAYYKVSHKIITIDLRQIGGSALTDDIAVPKDRNVTEMSAAIPITYVPGRNTIFLSFAMAFAEITSSQAVYIGANVLDYSGYPDCRPDYLKAFEQMANLALATKEKNIPPLEIRTPLLYMTKGEIVKKGKALNIPFHLTHSCYDPLPTGESCGRCDSCLLRKKGFSEAGMSDPVSYAN
- a CDS encoding AbrB/MazE/SpoVT family DNA-binding domain-containing protein, with protein sequence MESVHVTSKGQLVVPSRLRKKYGIKPGTKVCFIERDNEILFQPVTPEYIRSVCGILKSNTSVTQELLKERAKDKEKEKEKY
- a CDS encoding acetyl-CoA carboxylase carboxyltransferase subunit beta, which encodes MAWFKRTNRLEPSEGRRVKIPEGLWVKCNNCRELVYRKELEKNFHVCPKCDYHFPISVEERIALILDEGSFKERDAAMEPTDPLNFKDILRYKDRLKVYQEKTGQRDAFIYGDGLINGLPVVFGVFNFSFMGGSMGCVVGEKIVRAAERSAETRHPLILVSSSGGARMQEGIFSLMQMVKTSAAVARLHEAGVPFISILTDPTFGGVTASFSMLGDIHIAEPKALIGFTGPRVIEQTIKQQLPEGFQRSEFLMEHGMLDMIVERKKLKETLSHLAGFFIS
- a CDS encoding c-type cytochrome, producing MMKIQPIIFTAILLFCFSFSNGYSLAAERDPLLPRVPKDLLPKVKEMKNPFPETPENIAKGKEIFEGKGTCYVCHGKEGKGDGTAASGLEPSPRNFTNPAFHAARTDGELYWVIKNGSPGTAMIPMVGSTIDEEEAWYVLLYERTFNKK
- a CDS encoding methionine adenosyltransferase, which produces MSKESHLFTSESVTEGHPDKIADQISDAVLDAIIAQDPTCRVACETMLTTGLAFVAGEITTSCYVEIPDVVRETIKNIGYTRAKYGFDYETCGVMTSIHNQSPDIAMGVDTGGAGDQGLMFGYATNETPELMPMPILLAHRLTKKLTELRKNNSLDFLRPDGKSQVTIEYIDGKPRFVNTVVISTQHAPDVKMNELREAIIEKVIKPVIPAELIDPKKIIYHINPTGRFVTGGPMGDTGLTGRKIIVDTYGGMGRHGGGAFSGKDPSKVDRSACYMARYVAKNLIAAGIAEKCEVQLAYAIGVADPISILVDTFNTSDLPHDKITRLVRDHFPLTPKGMIDHLRLRRPIYKKTAAYGHFGRTEPEFTWERTDLADTIKKAAGL
- the nth gene encoding endonuclease III, producing the protein MIESKTLLKLFDQAIPEPEIELKHSNPLELLVATILSAQCTDERVNKVTEVLFKKYKTAQDYAKADPAIFEKEIQSTGFYKNKAKNVIAAAQAMVKQYQGNVPNIMEELTTLPGVGRKTANVILGGWFKQPAIVVDTHVKRVSKRLGLTESEDPEVIEKDLQKLFPREKWTKISHQILLFGRYSCKARSPKCEGCKFYQTCISKGKW
- a CDS encoding type II toxin-antitoxin system VapC family toxin — its product is MKKTVVVVDSYAILVFLFQQNGYEKVIALFEKAAEKDIPVLMTSINWAEVRYMIERKSGTDRWNEVRPKLLGLPLDIISCDHSLAESAGEIKAFHKMSLADCFCAALAKQEGAEVYTGDPEFRSVEKDIKIVWL
- a CDS encoding adenosylhomocysteinase: MEYDIKDIKLAEKGKLRIEWAEQNMPVLRLIKKRFRKEKPLAGLRVSACLHVTTETANLMETLKIGGAEVLICASNPLSTQDDVAAALVDRFGIPTFAIKGEDNKTYYSHIQAALNYRPAITMDDGADLVSTLHSERPELLKHVVGGTEETTTGVIRLRSMADKKVLKFPVISVNDADTKHMFDNRYGTGQSTLDGFLRATNRLVAGSVFVVAGYGWCGRGLALRAHGMGANVIVTEIDPLKALEAVMDGYRVMPMTEAASLGDFFCTVTGDLKVLRKEHFAVMKDGAIVANSGHFNVEIDIPALEKMARKKRVIREFVDEYTLPNGRRINLLGEGRLINLASAEGHPSSVMDMSFANQALSAEYMVKNASQLEKKVYAVPKEIDKEIARLKLDGLGIHIDKLTREQEKYLASWEMGTYSPIRR